One window from the genome of Nitrosospira multiformis encodes:
- a CDS encoding glycosyltransferase family 2 protein, with protein MLPYYFRHYNSIADRFFIFDDASTDASLEILTKHPKVELDRFHKQTDSLVGSAAMFNDNIWKRSRKKADWVIICSMDEHLYHPDLLGYLQQCRKAGITAIPPAEGYQMVSDSFPDSDERLCDLITRGMRFKKMDKFCIFNPDAIEETNFVPGRHKADPSGRVVFPKKRDLKLLHYKYLGLDYLITRYAELRTGLSRVDLEKRWGRQYLLDREKIEKEFLAVREASSEISLSTVTSKVSPMGNFEYQFRKTLRNFKERWRAFMKSRKTK; from the coding sequence ATGCTTCCCTATTACTTTCGGCATTACAATTCAATTGCCGATCGTTTTTTCATTTTTGACGACGCATCCACCGATGCCTCGCTTGAAATACTGACCAAGCACCCGAAGGTGGAACTTGACCGTTTCCATAAGCAAACTGATTCGCTTGTGGGTAGCGCTGCTATGTTTAACGACAATATATGGAAGCGGAGCCGCAAAAAAGCAGACTGGGTGATCATCTGCAGTATGGACGAACACCTATACCACCCTGATCTACTGGGCTATCTCCAACAATGCCGGAAGGCGGGCATCACCGCCATTCCACCAGCCGAAGGTTATCAGATGGTTTCAGATTCTTTCCCGGATTCTGACGAACGTTTATGTGATCTGATCACCCGCGGCATGCGTTTTAAAAAGATGGATAAATTCTGCATATTTAATCCTGATGCAATCGAAGAAACCAATTTCGTTCCAGGTCGACATAAGGCCGATCCGAGTGGCCGAGTGGTGTTCCCCAAAAAAAGGGATCTCAAGCTGCTTCATTACAAATACCTTGGCCTGGATTATCTTATTACACGCTATGCTGAGCTTCGTACGGGTTTGTCTCGCGTCGACCTCGAAAAGCGTTGGGGTCGTCAATACCTGTTGGATCGGGAGAAAATTGAAAAAGAATTCCTTGCCGTGCGTGAGGCTTCTTCTGAAATATCCCTTTCGACAGTGACGTCCAAAGTCAGTCCCATGGGAAATTTTGAATACCAGTTCCGCAAAACCCTGAGAAACTTTAAGGAACGTTGGCGCGCCTTTATGAAATCGCGTAAAACAAAATGA
- a CDS encoding glycosyltransferase — translation MKIGIVVAYHNFVNKFILPCLSSMRENIKYEKFVCVFDNESSHKDNDKVTDFCSMNNEFSYIRIDDQIKNGGLTGVWNKGVDLCIENKCDVIFIINDDILINETWEHFVSSVTDDNVIYGPITNEPGHAWINKKGIKIQYAYTRDGRDENPQKVGFVNGFCFGCTSKTFANNRWNETFYFNPYFPFGGNETEFQVRLFNLTPATTTPKNKKILDSLDAHNQAIIVPRCYVHHSKNNAWRINGGKYSNDQFT, via the coding sequence ATGAAAATTGGAATAGTCGTTGCCTATCACAACTTTGTGAATAAATTTATTTTGCCTTGTTTAAGTTCCATGCGGGAAAATATTAAGTACGAAAAATTCGTATGCGTATTTGATAACGAATCTAGCCATAAAGACAATGATAAAGTGACAGATTTTTGCAGCATGAATAATGAATTTAGCTATATTAGAATAGATGACCAGATTAAGAATGGCGGGTTGACGGGGGTTTGGAATAAAGGTGTCGATTTATGTATTGAAAATAAATGTGATGTTATTTTCATTATAAATGATGATATTTTAATTAATGAAACCTGGGAGCATTTTGTTTCATCTGTTACAGACGATAATGTTATTTACGGTCCGATAACAAATGAGCCTGGTCACGCCTGGATTAATAAAAAAGGCATTAAAATACAATATGCTTATACCCGGGATGGTAGAGATGAAAATCCCCAAAAAGTGGGTTTTGTTAATGGTTTTTGTTTTGGATGCACATCGAAAACATTTGCAAATAACAGGTGGAATGAAACGTTTTATTTCAATCCATATTTTCCTTTTGGAGGGAATGAAACAGAATTTCAAGTAAGATTATTTAATTTAACACCAGCCACCACTACTCCAAAAAATAAAAAAATTTTAGATTCGTTAGATGCGCATAACCAGGCAATAATAGTACCTAGATGTTATGTTCATCATTCCAAAAATAACGCATGGAGAATAAATGGCGGTAAATATTCAAATGATCAATTCACTTGA
- a CDS encoding phosphoglycolate phosphatase, with protein MNKSASRLADTSAADIEFPLLIKAVMIDLDGTLLDTAGDLAAAANMMLRELGRAELPLETIQSYIGKGIQKLVKRSLTGSLDDEPDAELFDKAMPIYERDYAKTLCVNTRPYPGVIEGLNALREANFRLACVTNKAEAFTLPLLRATGLFDYFDIVLSGDSLPKKKPDPMPLLHACTHFDILPHEMLLIGDSLNDAEAARAAGCHVFCVPYGYNEGRDVRELDCDAIVTSVYDATKLIQKLS; from the coding sequence ACAAAAGCGCTTCGCGGCTCGCAGATACCTCTGCGGCAGACATCGAATTTCCCCTGTTGATCAAGGCTGTAATGATCGATCTGGATGGTACGCTTCTCGATACGGCGGGCGATCTTGCCGCGGCGGCCAATATGATGCTTCGGGAACTGGGCAGGGCCGAACTACCGCTGGAGACCATTCAATCCTATATCGGCAAGGGCATACAGAAGTTGGTGAAGCGTTCGCTGACCGGCAGTCTCGATGATGAGCCCGATGCTGAATTATTCGACAAAGCGATGCCGATCTACGAGCGCGATTACGCGAAAACGCTGTGCGTTAATACACGGCCCTATCCAGGCGTAATAGAGGGATTGAACGCCCTGCGGGAAGCGAATTTTCGTCTGGCCTGCGTCACCAACAAGGCTGAGGCGTTCACCTTGCCGCTGCTCCGCGCCACTGGCCTGTTCGATTATTTTGATATCGTCCTGTCAGGCGACAGCCTCCCGAAAAAGAAACCTGACCCGATGCCCCTGCTGCATGCTTGTACACATTTCGACATCCTCCCCCATGAAATGCTGCTGATTGGCGACTCCCTCAATGACGCCGAAGCGGCACGTGCAGCGGGCTGCCATGTCTTTTGCGTACCCTATGGCTACAATGAGGGGCGCGATGTGCGCGAACTGGATTGCGACGCCATCGTTACGTCCGTATACGATGCTACAAAATTAATTCAGAAATTGTCATGA
- the trpE gene encoding anthranilate synthase component I, with amino-acid sequence MTETEFNDLVAQGYNRIPVVLETFADLDTPLSVYLKLANRPYSYLLESVQGGERFGRYSFIGLPARTRIEARGNRVRIINGAGSQEVEAGDPLAFVESYLSRFKAAPYPGLPRFCGGLVGYFAYDAVRYIEYKLAGHARPDTLNTPDMLLLLSEELAVVDNLSGKLYLIVYAALGDTGSMEAAEAYKVAKKRLKELLANLRKPVEIPLEVPSKPAEAVSEFNEADFIEAVERAKRYIFDGDIMQVVLSQRTSKPYGASPLALYRALRSLNPSPYMFYYHFGEFHVVGASPEILVRLEGGTVTVRPIAGTRPRGKTIQEDSALAADLLDDPKERAEHLMLMDLGRNDVGRVAQTGTVKVTENMQIEHYSHVMHIVSNVDGKLKPGLNAMDVLRATFPAGTVSGAPKVRAMEIIDELEVSRRGIYAGAVGYLGFNGDMDLAIAIRTGVIKDGKLHVQAGAGIVADSVPQSEWIETQNKAKALLRAAEIAEGGLDSKIE; translated from the coding sequence ATGACTGAAACTGAATTCAATGACCTTGTCGCGCAAGGCTACAACCGTATCCCGGTGGTGCTGGAAACATTCGCTGATCTGGATACGCCTCTGTCGGTTTATCTAAAGCTTGCCAACCGGCCTTACTCCTATTTACTGGAGTCGGTGCAGGGTGGCGAGCGCTTCGGACGCTATTCTTTTATTGGTTTGCCTGCCCGGACTCGGATAGAGGCGCGAGGCAACCGTGTCAGAATCATCAATGGTGCGGGATCGCAGGAAGTTGAGGCAGGAGATCCGCTGGCTTTCGTGGAGTCCTATCTGTCGCGCTTCAAGGCAGCGCCATACCCCGGTTTGCCCCGTTTCTGCGGCGGTCTCGTAGGCTATTTTGCCTACGATGCCGTACGATATATCGAGTATAAACTTGCAGGTCATGCCCGCCCGGATACGCTCAATACACCCGATATGCTGCTATTGCTGTCTGAAGAGCTGGCGGTGGTGGATAATCTTTCCGGCAAACTCTATCTCATCGTGTATGCAGCCCTTGGCGACACGGGTTCAATGGAAGCAGCGGAAGCGTATAAAGTCGCAAAAAAACGCCTGAAGGAGCTGCTTGCCAATCTCCGTAAACCGGTGGAAATCCCGCTTGAAGTGCCGAGCAAGCCCGCCGAGGCTGTCTCGGAATTCAATGAAGCAGATTTCATTGAAGCGGTGGAGCGCGCCAAGCGCTATATTTTTGATGGCGACATCATGCAGGTGGTTTTGTCGCAGCGCACCAGCAAGCCTTATGGGGCCTCGCCGCTGGCGCTTTATCGCGCGCTGCGCAGTCTCAATCCTTCGCCATACATGTTTTATTATCACTTTGGCGAGTTTCACGTGGTTGGGGCATCACCCGAAATCCTGGTACGCCTGGAAGGCGGCACCGTGACCGTACGTCCAATCGCCGGTACCCGTCCGCGCGGCAAAACCATCCAGGAAGATTCCGCGCTGGCGGCCGATCTGCTGGACGACCCGAAAGAACGTGCGGAACATTTAATGCTGATGGACCTCGGGCGCAACGATGTCGGCCGCGTCGCGCAGACCGGGACAGTTAAAGTCACGGAAAACATGCAAATCGAGCATTACTCCCACGTTATGCACATTGTTTCCAATGTGGATGGCAAGCTCAAGCCAGGCCTGAATGCGATGGATGTGCTGCGCGCCACTTTTCCAGCGGGTACCGTGAGCGGTGCGCCCAAAGTGCGGGCGATGGAAATCATTGATGAGCTGGAAGTTTCCAGGCGCGGCATCTACGCAGGCGCGGTAGGCTATCTCGGATTCAATGGCGATATGGATCTGGCTATTGCCATCCGTACCGGCGTCATCAAAGACGGCAAGCTGCACGTGCAGGCGGGTGCGGGCATTGTTGCCGATTCCGTGCCGCAAAGCGAATGGATTGAAACCCAGAACAAAGCCAAGGCACTGCTGCGCGCGGCCGAGATTGCGGAAGGTGGATTGGACAGCAAGATCGAGTAG
- the dacB gene encoding D-alanyl-D-alanine carboxypeptidase/D-alanyl-D-alanine endopeptidase: MADTETHYNGYTGSMAHFRIAIVLCAVLAAAPLPAFSYNIPVPVSQALKQAGIPQSAVGIYVQEIGATKPLLAVNTGTPMNPASVMKLVTTFAGLELLGPAYTWKTELYADGTLEGGTLRGNLVIKGYGDPKLNLENFWLLTRRLRQTGLHEITGDLVLDSSHFDLPSGNPAAFDGKPHRAYNVLPEALLVNYRTLALRLIPQPGSKTVRIVVDPSLPSLELKNSLKLTNGPCNEWRDALDADIRTTINGNVRVSIALNGSYSTNCGEKTLYLSVHDTADYIFGLFRQLWEEQGGIFRGNVRTGITPEGMTPLETHQSPPLADIVRDINKFSNNTAARQLYLALGLTSALTAKLVTGLTADPAAGLPPRVPAGGVGNTIPDMAGAYDKPPATLAKSEMALRRWLASKRLSFPELVIENGSGLSRNERISTGHLGALLLAAFQSPVMPEFISSLPIAAVDGTMKKRLNDSATAGQAHIKTGLLDGVRTMAGYVLDKSGRRVAVVFFINHPKSGIAQPAMDALLHWTYERP, encoded by the coding sequence ATGGCGGATACCGAAACTCATTACAACGGTTACACCGGAAGCATGGCTCACTTCAGAATAGCAATTGTTCTGTGTGCTGTGCTTGCCGCCGCACCGCTCCCCGCGTTTTCATACAACATACCGGTCCCTGTCAGCCAGGCACTCAAGCAGGCAGGTATTCCACAATCCGCAGTGGGTATTTACGTTCAAGAAATCGGCGCAACCAAGCCATTGCTTGCCGTCAACACCGGCACGCCGATGAATCCCGCGTCGGTAATGAAGCTGGTCACGACTTTTGCCGGACTGGAACTGCTGGGACCGGCTTATACCTGGAAAACCGAGCTGTATGCCGACGGCACGCTGGAAGGTGGCACGCTACGGGGAAACCTGGTAATCAAGGGTTACGGCGATCCCAAGCTGAATCTGGAAAATTTCTGGCTGCTTACGCGACGCCTGCGTCAGACCGGGTTACATGAAATTACCGGTGATCTGGTACTGGATAGCAGCCATTTCGATTTGCCCAGCGGCAATCCGGCCGCCTTCGACGGCAAGCCCCACCGTGCATACAACGTGCTTCCCGAAGCGCTGCTGGTGAACTACCGGACCCTGGCGCTGCGCCTGATCCCGCAACCCGGAAGCAAGACCGTTCGCATCGTAGTCGATCCATCCCTGCCATCACTGGAACTCAAGAACAGTCTGAAGCTTACCAATGGCCCCTGCAACGAATGGCGCGATGCGCTTGACGCCGATATTCGCACCACCATCAACGGCAATGTCCGCGTATCAATCGCCCTCAACGGCAGCTATTCCACTAACTGTGGCGAAAAGACCCTGTATCTCAGCGTGCATGATACGGCCGATTACATCTTCGGCCTGTTCAGGCAATTATGGGAAGAACAAGGGGGGATATTTCGCGGTAACGTACGCACCGGCATAACTCCGGAAGGAATGACGCCGCTGGAAACCCATCAATCCCCCCCGCTCGCGGACATCGTGCGCGACATCAACAAATTCAGTAACAATACTGCGGCGCGACAACTATACCTTGCGTTGGGACTGACTAGTGCGCTGACCGCAAAACTGGTTACCGGGCTGACTGCGGATCCGGCTGCCGGGTTACCGCCAAGGGTGCCTGCCGGTGGAGTCGGCAACACAATCCCTGATATGGCGGGTGCTTATGATAAACCTCCCGCAACGCTGGCCAAATCGGAGATGGCCCTCCGGCGGTGGCTCGCGTCCAAACGGCTCAGTTTCCCGGAGCTTGTCATCGAAAACGGCTCGGGGCTATCACGCAACGAACGCATTAGTACCGGTCACCTGGGAGCACTTTTGCTGGCGGCATTCCAGAGCCCGGTCATGCCTGAATTCATTTCCTCTCTGCCGATCGCGGCGGTGGATGGGACCATGAAGAAGCGGCTGAACGACAGCGCCACCGCGGGCCAGGCCCATATCAAGACCGGCTTGCTGGACGGTGTGAGAACCATGGCGGGTTATGTGCTCGATAAATCCGGCAGGCGCGTGGCCGTGGTTTTCTTTATCAATCATCCAAAATCGGGAATTGCGCAGCCAGCGATGGACGCGTTGCTGCATTGGACTTACGAAAGACCGTGA
- a CDS encoding NAD(P)-dependent oxidoreductase — MSKILVMYSNGQPSPGHVERLEKVQQDVSVVVADSEEMAIRHAADTDIILGHRYLRQTLPYVQHLKWVQSTAAGPHHLLSSDLRRVNPILSRCTAFSDAIAWHAFTLALSVVRRIPEAVKAQQQGVWAHSHFNMLPFPKTAMVFGVGRIGRELAMILRRNGLSVLGVTRKYSPEASAACDELFCDYNSWFEQLHRADLCFITLPLTKYTSRFFDETILRALPKHAVLVNMGRGGVVDTEALVRLLQEGHLGGAALDVVDPVPSSSSDPVWTAPRLLITPKVAVFHPEHQKKLEAFIENQVTRYFNGETLLDLITINDLAEGN; from the coding sequence ATGAGTAAGATACTGGTGATGTATAGTAACGGCCAGCCTTCTCCGGGACATGTTGAGCGATTGGAAAAAGTGCAGCAAGATGTGTCGGTGGTCGTCGCTGATTCAGAAGAAATGGCTATTCGCCACGCTGCTGATACGGATATCATCCTGGGACATCGATATCTGCGTCAAACACTTCCTTATGTGCAACACCTTAAGTGGGTGCAAAGTACCGCAGCCGGACCGCATCATCTGCTGTCCTCTGATTTGCGCAGAGTGAATCCGATTCTCAGCCGTTGCACGGCCTTTTCAGATGCTATCGCATGGCATGCCTTTACATTGGCTCTGTCCGTCGTGCGGCGAATTCCCGAAGCGGTCAAGGCTCAGCAACAAGGCGTATGGGCTCACTCCCATTTCAACATGCTACCCTTTCCTAAAACCGCCATGGTTTTTGGCGTGGGCCGTATTGGAAGAGAGTTGGCCATGATTCTGCGCAGAAACGGGCTGTCAGTTCTGGGTGTGACGAGGAAGTACTCGCCAGAAGCGAGCGCTGCATGCGATGAATTATTTTGTGACTACAATAGCTGGTTTGAACAATTGCATCGTGCTGACCTTTGTTTTATCACCCTTCCGCTGACCAAATATACCAGCCGTTTTTTTGACGAGACTATCTTGCGTGCACTTCCGAAACATGCCGTCCTTGTCAACATGGGCCGAGGTGGGGTTGTTGACACTGAGGCATTGGTCCGGCTCCTGCAGGAAGGTCATCTGGGGGGCGCTGCCCTCGACGTTGTCGATCCTGTCCCATCTTCTTCGTCCGATCCCGTTTGGACAGCACCACGTTTACTTATTACCCCTAAGGTCGCGGTATTTCATCCTGAACATCAAAAGAAGCTCGAAGCATTCATTGAAAATCAGGTAACAAGATATTTTAATGGCGAAACATTGCTCGATTTAATCACCATAAATGACCTGGCGGAAGGAAACTGA
- a CDS encoding aldolase/citrate lyase family protein, translating into MSYGNDFVLTLFTNDIELARRADEAGINRIGLDLEMLGKAVRQQHLNTWISDHEENQLPALRQVLKKSKLFVRTNPPHPRLDEEIDRFVEAGAEVIMLPMFRTTEDAAKFIEYIDGRAEVSLLVETAAAAVRLEEIVQLKGIDEIHIGLNDLHLDIGLKSHFELLRSQFMNNLSDIVHNAGIPFGFGGVGRVKDARLPIPSDLVYAQYARLRADRALVSRVFTSPDYTQLDLTQEVAAFRDRMDEWNECTEQDWIEARDLLWRAAEAL; encoded by the coding sequence ATGAGTTACGGAAACGATTTCGTATTAACGCTTTTTACTAATGACATTGAATTGGCCAGGCGGGCTGACGAGGCAGGGATTAACCGTATCGGTCTTGATCTGGAGATGCTGGGTAAAGCGGTACGACAGCAGCATTTGAACACCTGGATTTCTGATCATGAAGAAAATCAGCTGCCAGCGTTAAGGCAGGTTCTCAAAAAGAGCAAGCTTTTCGTGCGGACCAATCCACCACATCCTCGTTTGGATGAAGAAATTGATCGATTCGTTGAGGCGGGTGCAGAAGTAATCATGCTTCCCATGTTTAGGACTACTGAAGATGCTGCCAAATTCATTGAATACATAGACGGTCGAGCAGAGGTTTCGTTACTAGTCGAAACAGCGGCGGCGGCAGTACGTCTTGAGGAAATTGTGCAGCTTAAAGGAATCGACGAGATCCATATTGGATTGAATGACTTGCATCTGGATATCGGGCTGAAGAGTCACTTCGAATTGCTGCGCTCCCAATTTATGAATAACCTGTCAGATATCGTTCATAACGCGGGTATCCCCTTCGGCTTCGGTGGCGTCGGTCGGGTAAAAGATGCCCGCCTGCCCATTCCGTCTGACCTCGTCTATGCGCAGTATGCGCGCCTGCGAGCCGACCGGGCGCTCGTATCCAGAGTCTTTACCTCGCCTGACTATACGCAGCTTGATCTCACCCAGGAAGTGGCGGCTTTTCGCGATCGTATGGATGAGTGGAATGAATGTACGGAACAGGATTGGATTGAGGCGCGGGATCTACTTTGGAGGGCCGCAGAAGCGCTTTAG